In Paenibacillus larvae subsp. larvae, the following proteins share a genomic window:
- a CDS encoding polyprenyl synthetase family protein encodes MMLNEALHIDPKRIDREILSLVKHDPDIPSDSVIGKSIAELVESGGKRLRPMMVIVGSRFGPRPSPRKTLQLAAIAEFIHAASLIHDDIIDRSDTRRNRPALHTKVGIQTAVHTANYMMARVVELLSQYSKEHDRYVQDFSAITTTQLCIGEYQQLNHRFDFDVTEEVYLEKTGNKTAQLMATCLKVGAKSSDASDAVADKLYQFGECLVMSFQIRDDLLDFTQPSEQLGKPAGSDLINGQVTLPVLYALDLPELGPKIRSLTFRSTGEEIAEIVEEIRSSRVLDKVEALSDHYLDRAKTLIGDLHAYPAYRDLEHILHFFADRKN; translated from the coding sequence ATGATGCTTAACGAAGCCTTACATATTGATCCTAAACGCATTGACCGGGAAATTCTCAGTCTTGTCAAGCATGACCCCGATATCCCGAGTGACTCGGTTATAGGCAAAAGTATTGCGGAGCTTGTTGAATCCGGCGGCAAACGCTTGAGACCTATGATGGTCATTGTCGGAAGCCGTTTCGGGCCTAGGCCGTCCCCGCGTAAAACGCTCCAGCTGGCGGCTATTGCCGAGTTCATTCATGCTGCTTCCCTGATTCATGATGATATTATTGACCGTTCGGACACGAGGCGGAACAGACCGGCCCTGCATACCAAAGTAGGTATTCAGACGGCTGTGCATACGGCCAATTATATGATGGCCCGGGTTGTGGAACTATTGTCCCAATATTCCAAGGAGCATGACCGTTATGTTCAGGACTTCTCCGCAATTACGACAACTCAGCTATGCATTGGTGAATACCAGCAGCTTAACCATAGATTTGATTTTGATGTGACTGAAGAAGTGTATCTGGAAAAAACGGGAAATAAAACAGCACAGCTTATGGCTACTTGCTTAAAGGTAGGAGCCAAATCTTCTGATGCCTCTGATGCAGTGGCGGATAAACTGTATCAGTTCGGTGAATGTCTCGTCATGTCTTTTCAGATCCGGGACGACTTGCTTGACTTTACCCAGCCTTCCGAACAGCTTGGCAAGCCGGCCGGTAGCGATTTGATTAACGGACAAGTTACTTTGCCCGTCCTGTACGCCTTGGATTTGCCGGAACTCGGGCCAAAAATCCGTTCCCTTACTTTCCGTTCTACCGGGGAGGAGATTGCAGAGATAGTGGAAGAGATCCGCTCCAGCAGAGTATTGGATAAAGTAGAAGCTCTAAGTGACCATTATTTAGACCGGGCGAAAACTCTGATTGGTGATCTCCATGCCTACCCGGCTTACCGGGATCTGGAACACATCCTTCATTTTTTTGCTGACCGAAAGAACTAA
- a CDS encoding IS3 family transposase, protein MCQLCDLIGIQHSSYYKWINRKESMNEIFNKALLPMIKDAYEEKDGILGYRQMTIKLNRERHLTVNHKRIYRLMGILGLKSVCRRKRKNYIHSTPEITAENILNRDFESSEFGTKWLTDVTEMKYGNQNKAYLSAILDLSDKSIVSFVVGHSNNNELVFKTFDIAHMTYPDATPLFHSDRGFQYTCKIFKKKLDDAGITQSMSRVSRCIDNGPMESFWGMVKSEMYYLRKFYTYEELEAAVIEYIDYYNTRRYQKRLNCMTPLEYRQYLLSSAA, encoded by the coding sequence ATATGTCAATTATGTGATCTTATTGGGATCCAACATTCATCGTATTATAAATGGATCAACCGGAAAGAAAGCATGAATGAGATCTTTAATAAAGCGTTGCTTCCCATGATTAAAGATGCCTACGAGGAAAAGGATGGCATCCTTGGATATCGCCAGATGACCATTAAACTAAACCGGGAACGCCATTTAACAGTCAATCATAAGCGAATATACAGACTTATGGGCATCCTAGGCCTTAAATCGGTATGCCGCAGGAAGCGAAAAAACTACATCCATTCCACGCCTGAAATTACGGCGGAAAATATCTTGAACAGAGACTTTGAATCCTCTGAGTTCGGTACAAAATGGCTCACAGATGTGACTGAAATGAAGTATGGCAACCAAAACAAGGCTTATCTTAGTGCAATCCTTGATTTGTCGGATAAAAGCATTGTTTCTTTTGTGGTAGGGCATTCCAACAACAATGAACTTGTATTTAAAACTTTTGATATCGCCCATATGACTTATCCTGACGCTACACCCCTCTTTCACAGTGACCGGGGTTTCCAATATACATGTAAAATCTTCAAGAAAAAACTAGACGATGCAGGTATAACTCAAAGCATGTCCAGGGTATCCAGATGTATAGATAATGGCCCAATGGAATCATTCTGGGGAATGGTGAAATCCGAAATGTATTATCTTCGTAAGTTCTATACATATGAGGAACTGGAAGCAGCCGTGATAGAATACATCGATTACTACAATACTCGTCGATACCAGAAAAGACTTAATTGTATGACGCCGTTGGAATATAGGCAATACCTTCTAAGTTCAGCAGCATAG
- a CDS encoding ADP-ribosyltransferase, producing MINFRIDEGKAKKWGKEKYSRWKSVLKENEKRQITEYTKNASPINSYLRENDGNLGPNPEMDKKIELMDKALKKTKLHDSITVYRGTDGIIFGEEFQTTLMNGNKVNEEVAMKIREQFEGTVLLERGYLSTSIVLGIQFRQETFS from the coding sequence ATGATAAATTTTCGTATTGATGAAGGAAAAGCTAAAAAATGGGGGAAAGAAAAATATTCAAGATGGAAATCAGTATTAAAAGAGAACGAAAAAAGACAAATTACGGAATATACCAAAAACGCCAGTCCTATAAATAGTTATCTTCGAGAAAATGACGGGAACTTGGGTCCCAATCCTGAAATGGACAAGAAAATTGAATTAATGGACAAAGCGTTAAAAAAGACAAAACTACATGATTCCATAACAGTATATCGAGGGACGGACGGAATCATTTTCGGAGAAGAATTCCAAACAACTTTAATGAACGGGAATAAAGTTAATGAGGAAGTGGCCATGAAGATCAGAGAACAATTCGAAGGGACTGTGCTATTGGAGCGGGGATACTTAAGCACATCAATAGTTCTTGGAATACAATTCCGGCAAGAAACGTTCTCATAG
- a CDS encoding IS256 family transposase, with the protein MAQYQINVDSQLLHQLFLGNSQDAGVAKLLESVLNQVLQAQVSEQVEADRYERTENRKAYRNGSYPHGLHTRVGTITLSVPRIRGGKFTTELFSRYQRSEQALILAMMEMVVNGVSTRKVSQVTEELCGTEFSKSTVSDLCKRLDPIVTAWNNRSLADSLFPFVLVDAMYLKVREDGRVRSRGIMIAIGVNTEGYREVLGLMLGDTESEASWSEFFSSLKGRGLRGVDLITSDDHGGLVRAVRQQLQGVTWQRCQTHFTRNVLEASPKALKDEIHGRLRSILDAPDTGTARFLLKQTLAAYEDKAGKAMGVLESGFDDATAVLMLPERYRKRLRTTNSVERLNEEVRRRERVIRIFPNRESVIRLIGALLMEQDEKWAAGKKYLDMTEYMEWRKDRPKSDAKVTRIM; encoded by the coding sequence ATGGCTCAATACCAGATTAACGTAGATTCGCAGCTTTTGCATCAACTATTTTTGGGAAATTCTCAGGATGCGGGTGTAGCCAAGCTGCTCGAGTCTGTACTGAACCAAGTCTTACAAGCACAGGTGAGTGAACAAGTGGAAGCAGATCGTTATGAACGAACAGAGAATCGAAAAGCGTACCGGAATGGATCGTATCCACATGGGCTGCATACGCGGGTGGGAACCATTACACTAAGTGTTCCGCGCATCCGTGGCGGGAAGTTCACGACAGAGCTCTTTAGTCGTTACCAGAGAAGTGAACAAGCGTTAATCTTAGCGATGATGGAAATGGTCGTAAACGGCGTCTCTACGCGTAAAGTCTCGCAAGTAACCGAAGAACTCTGCGGAACCGAGTTTTCTAAATCCACTGTTTCAGACCTTTGTAAGCGGCTGGATCCCATCGTAACTGCTTGGAATAATCGAAGCCTGGCAGACAGCCTCTTTCCGTTTGTTCTCGTAGATGCGATGTATCTCAAGGTCCGTGAAGACGGTCGTGTACGCTCACGAGGCATCATGATTGCCATTGGTGTAAACACCGAGGGCTATCGTGAAGTCCTTGGCCTGATGCTGGGTGACACAGAATCTGAAGCAAGCTGGAGTGAGTTTTTCAGCTCTCTAAAAGGACGTGGATTACGAGGTGTGGATCTCATTACCTCCGACGATCATGGCGGCCTTGTACGCGCGGTACGGCAGCAGCTGCAAGGGGTAACATGGCAGCGATGCCAGACTCACTTCACGCGAAATGTATTAGAAGCCTCACCCAAAGCCTTGAAGGATGAGATCCATGGCCGTCTACGGTCGATTCTAGATGCTCCTGATACTGGAACGGCAAGGTTTTTATTAAAACAGACCTTAGCGGCTTATGAAGATAAGGCGGGTAAGGCGATGGGCGTGCTGGAAAGCGGATTTGACGATGCTACCGCCGTCTTAATGCTGCCAGAGCGTTACCGAAAACGGCTGCGCACGACAAATAGCGTTGAGCGTCTCAACGAAGAGGTTAGACGCCGGGAACGTGTCATTCGCATCTTCCCAAACCGTGAATCCGTGATTCGTCTTATTGGTGCTCTATTGATGGAACAGGATGAAAAATGGGCAGCCGGCAAGAAATATCTCGACATGACCGAGTACATGGAATGGCGGAAGGATCGGCCAAAGTCCGATGCCAAAGTGACTCGCATTATGTAG
- a CDS encoding binary toxin-like calcium binding domain-containing protein → MKEISRTGDNQQDQQVLKSVGQFFYGENLDEPAFVSGHGINGFKIDPGQLKGADLKKKVKSARWIADFTPKQTGLYTFITGSNPYTHMFVDGKELKDNEITLTEGEHYSFVIVYFGNPEVEQEDLFQFEVKYTCNKQETQEIAAEDFSIPKKVSFDSLPPGIVPGTEGNEEKLKDTDEDGIYDEWEINGYTVVNHVVYPWPDNTTEEGKKRKSNTKKGIQKICVQSL, encoded by the coding sequence ATGAAAGAAATTAGCCGAACAGGGGATAATCAACAAGATCAACAAGTACTAAAGTCCGTGGGCCAATTTTTCTATGGGGAGAATTTGGATGAACCGGCTTTTGTCAGCGGGCATGGTATAAATGGGTTTAAGATAGATCCTGGCCAGTTGAAAGGAGCTGATTTGAAAAAGAAAGTAAAATCAGCCCGATGGATTGCCGACTTTACTCCAAAGCAAACAGGCTTATATACATTTATAACCGGTTCAAATCCGTATACACATATGTTTGTGGACGGAAAAGAATTAAAGGATAATGAAATCACACTGACAGAAGGAGAACATTATTCCTTTGTTATCGTCTATTTTGGAAACCCGGAAGTGGAGCAAGAAGACTTGTTTCAATTTGAAGTGAAATATACATGTAACAAGCAAGAAACTCAAGAGATTGCGGCAGAAGACTTCTCCATTCCCAAAAAAGTTTCCTTTGATAGTCTTCCCCCGGGCATTGTACCCGGAACGGAGGGGAATGAAGAAAAACTTAAAGATACTGATGAGGACGGGATTTATGATGAATGGGAAATAAACGGATATACAGTAGTTAATCATGTTGTTTATCCTTGGCCTGATAATACCACTGAGGAAGGGAAAAAAAGGAAGAGCAATACAAAAAAAGGGATACAAAAAATATGTGTCCAATCCCTATGA
- a CDS encoding helix-turn-helix domain-containing protein, producing the protein MLQTSQNASYSAELKRIAVGDYLAGGGSHMDICKRYGIKSTRQLRDWILKYNGHEKLNTSGTGGAPIMTKGRTTTYDERVEIVRFCIEHQHNYAQTADKFQVSYQQVYSWTNKYLTSGVDALQDRRGKRKSEDEMSEVEKLRAQNKLLQAENRRKQMEIDLLKKLDEIERRRF; encoded by the coding sequence TTGCTTCAAACATCACAGAATGCATCTTACTCCGCAGAGTTAAAAAGAATAGCTGTCGGGGACTATTTGGCTGGCGGCGGTTCTCATATGGATATATGTAAAAGATATGGCATTAAGTCAACCCGCCAATTGCGCGATTGGATTCTGAAGTATAATGGTCATGAGAAGTTGAACACTTCCGGAACGGGAGGAGCGCCGATCATGACAAAAGGACGAACAACGACTTACGATGAGAGAGTTGAAATCGTCAGATTCTGCATTGAACATCAACACAATTATGCCCAGACAGCTGATAAATTCCAGGTATCCTATCAGCAAGTGTATTCATGGACAAATAAATACTTAACATCTGGTGTGGATGCACTTCAGGACAGACGCGGGAAAAGAAAATCTGAGGATGAGATGTCCGAAGTGGAGAAACTAAGGGCTCAGAATAAGCTGTTACAGGCTGAGAACAGAAGGAAGCAGATGGAGATCGATTTGCTAAAAAAGTTGGACGAGATCGAAAGGAGGCGGTTCTAA
- a CDS encoding binary toxin-like calcium binding domain-containing protein codes for MSNPYESHTAGDPYSDLEKASGSIDRNINKVAWDPLVAAYPSITVGMERLVLSDNKEFSSSSGKSISRETSSSSSASNTEGIDVSAGFSLFQGFSGSVTGHYSHTSTHTVNSAQTSGQDWSEQLGLNAAQAAYVNANIRYYNYRNSSCV; via the coding sequence GTGTCCAATCCCTATGAATCCCATACAGCCGGGGACCCCTACTCTGATTTGGAAAAAGCCAGCGGAAGTATAGACCGTAACATAAACAAAGTGGCTTGGGACCCGCTTGTTGCAGCGTATCCAAGTATCACGGTGGGGATGGAAAGGCTTGTTCTTTCCGATAATAAGGAATTTAGTTCATCATCAGGAAAGAGTATCAGCCGGGAGACGTCTTCCAGTTCCAGTGCCTCCAATACGGAAGGAATTGATGTGAGTGCGGGTTTTTCCCTTTTTCAAGGGTTTTCAGGTTCCGTTACCGGCCATTATTCGCATACGTCTACTCATACGGTTAATTCTGCACAGACTTCAGGACAGGACTGGTCGGAACAATTAGGTTTAAACGCTGCACAGGCAGCCTATGTGAATGCTAATATCCGCTATTACAACTACAGGAACAGCTCCTGTGTATAA
- a CDS encoding acyltransferase family protein has product MPEPSKGNRRFMSGLDGLRALAVLAVIIYHLNPDWLPGGFFGVGMFFVLSGYLVTDLLMARRIQTGSFCLKDFWVSRIRRLVPAVLVMLTTVVAWITLTDPSRLVSLRGDVVSTMLYAKNWWLIFHQVSYFESFGPPSPFLHLWSLAVEGQFYLVWPLLLAVMIRLKFRRIYLLGVLTTGIVLSALLMGLYYEPGTDPSRVYYGTDTRVFALLIGALLAILWPSRRLSDKISASARRILDITGTVSLGLLLYLLWSVGEYDPFVYRGGLLILSAVTAVLIAVLAHPAPRLGKWLSWKPLTWIGVRSYGIYLWHYPVIILTNPVVNTNGFNAGRAVLQVTASILLAALSWRYIEEPIRRGALRRAWGKIRSKEWNWNRVPVRQWIMSFCAALVFLTFCLGMVYPRSGASAVSARPEKQSELTETASLQAAESGKPDTTPKLEIVPSPEPTARTDLSPGLDGQPGSDPHRHPDSIQPNSAGGEQKENETGGQKPAETNHNTLKTEKGWSLTAIGDSVMVDTAPYLKELLPGSVVDAKIGRQMSEAKNILAGMKQKGTLGKGVIIELGTNGVFNQKQLETLLQSLEGDVEQIVLVNMRAPVKWESKVNAMLEEISKTTPNVTLVDWYGASKGKDSYFEPDGTHLKPEGAKAYASLLAETIASL; this is encoded by the coding sequence ATGCCTGAACCCAGTAAAGGAAATAGACGCTTCATGTCCGGTCTTGACGGGCTCCGGGCATTGGCCGTACTTGCCGTTATTATTTATCACTTGAATCCGGATTGGCTGCCGGGAGGATTTTTTGGCGTTGGCATGTTCTTCGTGCTTTCGGGATATTTGGTAACGGACCTTCTGATGGCCCGGCGGATACAGACTGGAAGTTTCTGTCTCAAAGATTTCTGGGTGAGCCGGATACGGAGACTGGTTCCGGCAGTGCTCGTCATGCTGACAACCGTAGTCGCATGGATCACTCTGACGGACCCTTCCCGGCTCGTATCCCTGCGCGGAGACGTAGTTTCAACGATGTTGTATGCCAAAAACTGGTGGCTGATCTTCCACCAGGTTTCGTACTTTGAAAGTTTTGGACCTCCTTCACCCTTTCTTCATTTATGGTCACTGGCTGTGGAGGGACAATTTTATCTTGTCTGGCCGCTCCTGCTTGCAGTTATGATCCGGCTTAAATTCAGAAGAATCTATTTATTAGGGGTACTAACTACCGGTATAGTTTTGTCCGCTCTGCTTATGGGACTATATTATGAACCGGGTACGGACCCAAGCCGTGTCTATTACGGAACGGATACACGCGTGTTCGCTTTGCTAATCGGGGCGCTGCTGGCGATCCTATGGCCAAGCCGCAGACTTTCGGATAAGATTTCAGCATCCGCGCGCCGCATATTGGATATTACAGGTACTGTCAGTCTGGGTTTGCTCCTTTATCTCTTATGGAGCGTCGGTGAGTATGATCCTTTTGTATACCGCGGCGGTTTGCTTATTCTATCAGCCGTAACCGCAGTGTTAATTGCAGTGTTGGCCCACCCGGCCCCCCGTCTTGGCAAATGGCTGAGCTGGAAACCTTTAACCTGGATCGGAGTACGCTCTTACGGCATCTATCTTTGGCATTATCCCGTTATTATTCTCACAAATCCTGTGGTGAATACAAACGGTTTCAACGCAGGAAGAGCTGTCCTTCAGGTAACCGCCAGCATTCTTCTTGCGGCCTTGTCCTGGCGTTACATAGAAGAACCTATCCGCAGAGGAGCCTTGAGACGGGCATGGGGAAAGATCCGTTCCAAAGAATGGAACTGGAACCGCGTCCCTGTCAGGCAATGGATTATGTCCTTCTGCGCCGCTCTAGTATTCCTGACTTTTTGTCTGGGGATGGTATATCCCCGGTCCGGAGCATCGGCGGTCTCTGCCCGTCCAGAAAAGCAAAGTGAACTTACCGAAACAGCTTCACTACAGGCAGCAGAATCAGGCAAACCAGATACCACTCCGAAACTGGAAATTGTACCGTCTCCCGAACCAACGGCCCGGACGGATTTGTCTCCTGGACTTGACGGACAGCCCGGTTCGGATCCGCACCGTCACCCTGACTCCATTCAGCCAAATTCTGCAGGGGGAGAGCAAAAAGAAAATGAAACCGGGGGACAGAAACCGGCTGAAACGAACCATAACACGTTAAAAACGGAGAAAGGCTGGAGTTTGACCGCAATTGGAGATTCCGTGATGGTGGATACCGCACCTTATCTGAAGGAACTTCTCCCCGGCAGCGTAGTGGATGCCAAAATAGGAAGGCAAATGTCCGAAGCCAAGAATATCCTTGCCGGCATGAAACAAAAGGGTACTCTAGGCAAGGGCGTCATCATTGAACTCGGAACCAACGGAGTATTTAACCAGAAACAGTTGGAAACTCTGCTTCAATCCCTGGAGGGCGATGTGGAACAGATCGTGCTTGTCAATATGCGGGCTCCGGTAAAATGGGAATCCAAAGTAAATGCTATGCTGGAGGAAATCAGCAAAACCACTCCAAACGTTACACTGGTTGACTGGTACGGTGCCAGCAAGGGAAAAGACTCTTATTTTGAACCTGACGGTACCCATCTGAAACCGGAGGGTGCCAAAGCGTATGCCTCCCTATTGGCCGAAACGATAGCTTCTTTATAG
- a CDS encoding ADP-ribosyltransferase, with product MGAGILKHINSSWNTIPARNVLIELKVPKGDNAGYVDPISYFPGQLEL from the coding sequence ATTGGAGCGGGGATACTTAAGCACATCAATAGTTCTTGGAATACAATTCCGGCAAGAAACGTTCTCATAGAATTAAAGGTTCCTAAAGGGGACAATGCCGGGTATGTAGATCCAATCAGCTATTTTCCCGGCCAACTTGAGCTGTAA
- a CDS encoding FAD-dependent oxidoreductase encodes MKKIIVLGGGYGGVLTAKKLAKKFKKDSNVEITLIDKLPYHTLLTELHEVAAYRTDEDAVKVDLKKIFAGKKVDVVMDEITNINFAEKTLHSETASYTYDYLVIGTGCKPTFFGIPGAEENSFTLWSHEDAVRLKQQFRTMFSEAAKTADKQKRADMLSFVVVGAGFTGVEMVGELAEYRDDLCKEFYLDPAEVKIYSVDMAPKILPILPDSLIAKAEKRMEKLGIEIITGTKIEAVKENAVVLGGRGELVANTIIWTAGVEGSELLENLDLEQKGRKRIVTNDKLQSVDHENVYVIGDNIFFIPEGEERPVPQMVENTEHSAPLVAHNIHATITGGQLKTYKPLFHGAMVCIGSRYGVANVGTPKKMFKFSGFIAMFMKHMINMVYLVQVAGFNKVWNYMLHEFFHVKNRRSFVGGHFSKRSPNFWLVPLRIYVGIMWLLEGWEKLQKIQEDPGRIFLIPPAPTADATTAATQAIDAVNQTVDAQTAASAVSNASDAIKALPVPDFVTSMVKGSMNLMFYTNDGGYTWLAHAFQTGMICAEIIFGFLLIVGLFTAFSSIATVGMGAMIWASGMAPPEMLWYMTAGIALIGGSGSTFGLDYYVLPKLKKAWKKIPFVKRWYIYTD; translated from the coding sequence TTGAAAAAGATCATCGTCCTGGGTGGTGGTTACGGCGGGGTCTTGACGGCTAAAAAGCTGGCCAAGAAATTCAAAAAAGACTCCAACGTTGAGATTACACTCATCGATAAACTGCCCTACCATACCCTATTAACCGAGTTACACGAGGTCGCTGCTTACCGTACGGATGAAGATGCGGTGAAAGTAGATCTGAAGAAAATTTTTGCAGGCAAAAAAGTGGATGTTGTAATGGATGAAATCACCAATATCAACTTTGCCGAAAAGACCCTTCATTCCGAAACTGCTTCCTATACGTACGATTACCTGGTAATCGGTACGGGTTGTAAACCGACATTTTTCGGAATTCCCGGGGCGGAAGAAAATTCCTTCACCCTATGGTCTCATGAGGATGCTGTTCGTTTGAAACAGCAGTTCCGTACAATGTTCAGTGAAGCCGCCAAAACAGCGGACAAGCAAAAACGTGCGGATATGCTTAGCTTTGTCGTAGTAGGCGCCGGGTTTACCGGTGTTGAAATGGTCGGCGAGCTGGCTGAATACCGGGATGACCTGTGCAAAGAGTTTTATCTGGACCCGGCGGAAGTCAAAATCTACTCCGTAGATATGGCACCGAAAATTTTGCCGATTCTTCCTGATTCCCTGATTGCCAAGGCTGAAAAGCGCATGGAGAAGCTTGGCATCGAGATCATAACCGGAACCAAAATCGAAGCGGTAAAAGAGAACGCCGTTGTTCTTGGCGGACGCGGAGAGCTTGTAGCCAATACGATTATCTGGACCGCCGGTGTTGAAGGTTCCGAACTGCTTGAAAATCTGGATTTGGAACAAAAGGGCCGGAAACGCATCGTTACCAATGACAAGCTGCAAAGTGTTGACCACGAGAATGTATATGTCATTGGAGATAACATCTTCTTTATTCCTGAAGGAGAAGAGCGACCTGTCCCGCAAATGGTCGAGAACACAGAGCATTCCGCACCGCTTGTTGCTCATAATATTCATGCCACGATTACGGGCGGTCAGCTCAAGACTTATAAACCTTTGTTCCATGGAGCCATGGTTTGTATTGGTTCCCGCTATGGCGTAGCCAATGTGGGTACACCGAAAAAAATGTTCAAATTCAGCGGCTTTATCGCCATGTTCATGAAGCACATGATTAACATGGTCTACCTGGTTCAGGTAGCCGGGTTCAACAAAGTCTGGAATTATATGCTTCATGAGTTTTTTCATGTCAAGAACAGAAGAAGTTTTGTCGGCGGGCACTTTTCCAAGCGTTCCCCGAATTTCTGGCTAGTGCCTTTAAGAATATATGTAGGTATCATGTGGCTGCTTGAGGGTTGGGAAAAGCTGCAAAAGATCCAGGAAGATCCGGGCCGGATCTTCCTGATACCGCCGGCTCCTACTGCTGACGCCACAACGGCCGCCACTCAAGCTATTGATGCGGTAAACCAGACGGTAGACGCGCAGACTGCCGCATCGGCCGTGTCCAATGCATCCGATGCTATCAAAGCTCTGCCGGTTCCGGATTTTGTTACAAGCATGGTAAAAGGCTCCATGAACCTCATGTTCTACACGAATGACGGAGGCTATACTTGGCTCGCCCATGCTTTTCAAACCGGCATGATTTGTGCGGAGATCATTTTCGGCTTCCTGCTGATTGTCGGCCTTTTCACCGCCTTCTCGTCTATCGCAACGGTAGGAATGGGAGCCATGATCTGGGCCTCCGGAATGGCACCGCCAGAGATGCTTTGGTATATGACAGCAGGAATTGCCCTTATCGGCGGGTCCGGCAGTACCTTTGGCCTTGACTACTATGTTCTGCCAAAACTTAAAAAAGCATGGAAGAAGATACCGTTTGTTAAACGTTGGTACATCTACACTGATTAA
- a CDS encoding anthrax toxin lethal factor-related metalloendopeptidase yields the protein MLVGERDHRLDLGKIKTVLTEYKYGNLTDLKTGNLTLSGGETGQHYVAELELPKGTYLGHFGDGQTVLPTDYAIEISHNVFNKPKIIVENGKQVIKVKARLIKKEEIEHKVKETEAALNKMLNKDTDFVRLDIGGGFESYTIDHAKKAINALIKQLPSKLLTDAVDELDSVVFQDVKISEHNPRGLFSVLDNKVYLRMNHEIFIQHLDQSTVPSTGLIHEMGHVVDVVLLNDTSKSARFNAIYEEEKNNITSLVTYKDYAKSNAQEFFAEVFKAMYSTDSKQQDAVKKEAAKAVDYIKNKIKEYVED from the coding sequence ATGTTGGTGGGGGAGAGGGATCACCGGTTAGACCTTGGAAAAATTAAAACTGTCTTAACAGAGTATAAATATGGAAATTTGACAGATTTAAAAACAGGAAATTTAACACTTTCCGGGGGAGAAACAGGACAGCATTATGTAGCGGAGTTAGAACTGCCGAAAGGCACCTATTTAGGCCATTTTGGAGATGGACAAACGGTATTGCCAACGGATTATGCGATAGAAATCTCGCATAACGTATTTAATAAGCCGAAGATTATTGTAGAAAACGGAAAACAAGTCATTAAAGTAAAAGCAAGGTTAATCAAAAAAGAGGAGATTGAACATAAAGTAAAAGAGACGGAAGCGGCATTAAACAAAATGCTAAATAAAGATACTGATTTTGTCCGGTTAGATATTGGAGGGGGATTTGAATCCTATACAATAGATCATGCGAAAAAAGCAATTAATGCTTTAATCAAACAGTTACCGTCGAAGTTGTTAACTGATGCTGTTGATGAATTAGATTCCGTAGTGTTTCAAGATGTGAAAATTAGTGAACATAACCCGAGGGGATTATTTAGCGTTCTGGATAATAAAGTTTATCTAAGAATGAATCACGAAATATTTATTCAACATTTAGACCAAAGTACAGTGCCATCTACAGGATTAATACATGAGATGGGACATGTGGTGGATGTAGTGTTACTTAATGATACTTCCAAAAGTGCCAGATTTAATGCGATTTATGAAGAAGAAAAAAATAATATTACCAGTTTAGTAACATATAAGGATTATGCCAAGAGCAACGCGCAAGAATTTTTTGCGGAAGTATTCAAAGCAATGTATTCTACAGATTCTAAACAACAGGATGCCGTTAAAAAAGAAGCAGCAAAAGCGGTTGATTATATAAAAAATAAAATAAAGGAATATGTAGAGGATTAA